gtacttcttgaaaccgTTATGTCTGTATTGCTGCTGAAGGAGgacatttgaagcatgaaaagtgctcagagttttttcgagcatatcctcctcagatatattttccccacatagcctcattaatgaggtaattctgtgcatagcagagttatactcggacactgacttgaaatcttgaaatctcaagtgaGTCCATTCGTATCTAGCTCTTGGGAGAGTCACCATCCTCTGGTGATCGTATCTTTCACCTAGAGCTTTCCAtagaaccaacggttcatcaaccaccacatattCGCTCTTCAGCGCTTCATGGATGTGGCGGCGAAGAAAGATCATGGCCTTCGCATTCTCTTCAGGTGAAGCATCATTCTCATCTACAATTGTTTGTCCGAGGCCATTGGCTCgtagatgaattttggcatccaggacccatgataaatagttgtccccggaaaggtccaaggcagcaaactctagttttgccaaatttgccatccGAAACTTTAGGCTCGGGATCTGGGACATTAAgccacttattaataggaatttcagGCCCTcattattcaggtatattaattgatgataaaaataaagtgctATGAATttgctggtatggacgataaacccgcaccataccttaaataaaattaaatgtgcggtaaagtaaattcataaagtaaattgcttgctgtatggacgttaattccgcaccatactttaaataaaagtaaatatgcggtaaagtaaatttataaagtatgagggttaattccacatcatactttaaataaaagtaaatgtgcggtaaagtaaattcataaagtatgagggttaattccacatcatacttttaataaaagtaaatgtgcttgtattggcactaattctgctccatactttttaaataaaagtaaaggcagctgtgtggacgataaacccgcgccacacctttaaataaatattgccgtatgggtaataaacctactccataccataaataaaataaatgtggggataaaaacctccacctaatatatatgaagtgcataatatatcatatattgtgGGCAATATAACTGCGCCACactattcaagatataatagatgggttttaagatcacaccatcattttattacaataatttgtgttacaacgcgatgggtaaaaaaaattacaccaccataaaataacaggaTGGGGTATAAAAACCCCGTCATTCCAAATTAcgttacaaagaagtaaattaaacaagcatggatgaaacaacataaaaattgtgagaacacaaaaaagaaagtttgcatgtcgtcgtagtagtaaagtgagagtagacatatgacagagaggagacagagaaataaccaAATAGTGTTGAGTTGGGAGGaattcagaaataaaaaggagagactatcgtgctgataacatgttataaaactaaaatagactttacactgacagaatttctCCTCAGATAGACTTtactctttctcttctctctgactTTCACTCTATTCTCTTCTCGCTTTCGTGTgtgtttacaagcaaatataatgcctatttataggcaaagcaaatgaattttaagggagacataatgatttctcccCAACATCATAATTCCATCTTTTAACTAATACCATCTAGCTTTATCTACGTGGGCTTTACTTCTTTATAAcactaaattaattttaaggttATTTAGCAGTATTCTTAAAATAACctaaagaagaaggaaaaggaggaggacaaaaaaaaacgGGGAAGTGGGGAACAAAGAGGAGGagagaaaaccctaaaaaaacgGCGGTGGAACTCTCCGAGTATCTGAGACTGAAGCGTCTGAGAAGCGTAGACGCAAATGGAAATGACAAAAGACTTATTGAGGGTAACAGAGACAGAAGGGAGAGGGAGGGCGTTGGTGGCGGCTCAGCCACTGAAGGGCGGTCAAATCGTTCTCAGAGACTCTCCAATCCTCCTATACTCTGctcttcctctcctctctccttctcttcaCCCTTACTGTAACCACTGCTTCAAAACCCTAAAGCAACCTCAACCTCAAGCTGCTGGTTCTTCAGCTTGTGTATGTCCATGGTGTTCACACCATGCCTTCTGCAGTTCCAATTGCCTCTCCTCTGCTCTCTCCTATTCCCACTCTCCTTGGGTCTGCCAAGCCCTCCGCCGCCTCCGCGACTCCCCTTCCCCTCTCTCCGGCCAACCGCTGGAGCGTCAGGTCCAGGTCCGCTTCCTCATCGCCGCCTACAACCTCGCAATCGTTTCCCCGTCCAATTTCCACATGCTCTTGTCTCTCCAGGGCCAGCCAGAGGACTCGGCCGCCGCCGACACCACCGCGGCTGCCCACTTTCTGCATTATCTCATCTCTTCCCTCTGCGCTCCTCCTCCCGCTCTCCAAGAGCAGCAGCTGTTTTCGGCGGAGCTCTCGGCGGCTCTGCTGGCCAAGGACAAGCTAAATGCCTTTGGATTAATGGAGCCCTTCTCGGAAACTTCGCAGAGGTCCAGCAGAGCCTACGCCATTTATCCAAAGGCTTCGTTCTTCAACCACGATTGTCTCCCCAATGCCTGCAGATTCGATTATGTCGACGCTGACGGCGACCGCAACACCGATATGGTGATCAGGATGATCCATGATGTTCCGGCGGGAAGGGAGATTTGCTTGAGCTATTTTCCGGTGAACCAGAGTTATTCTAGCCGGCAGAGGACTTTGGCCGAGGACTATGGGTTTGCTTGTCAATGTGATCGCTGCAAGGTCGAAGCCAATTGGTCTGATAATGAGGAAAACATTGAGGGTGAGGAAGAAGCAGAGGGCATGGACGAGGAACAAGACCAGGAAATGGAAGCAGCCTCAGAATCAGAACCAGAGTCAGGTAGCGACATTGAAGAAGCCCAAGCCCAAGTGGAATCTGATTTCCCACACGCCTATTTCTTCCTCAGTTTCATGTGTAATAGAACCAATTGCTGGGGCACTCTGGCCCCCTTGCCCCCAAAAGATGATGGAACTCCTTCTAATGTCATGGAATGCAATGTCTGTGGCAACCTgaagaaagatgaagagatCAGTGGTCATGATCATGATGGGCTCTCAATCGATGGCTAAATTAACTGCTCTCTTCGTTGCTTGCTGGCTTTCTGTAAGTTTCACTATCTTTTTTCTACATTGACATCACTTTTTTGCTTTAAGTAGTTATTGTAGGCTCCAGTTCAGttctataatatttttattcaaatgcATCTGCTGTGAAGTGAATAGTTTgtagttttgggttttgggttttgaccCTCAATATGCATTTGCACCTTTTGATGACTTGTGACCAGACCTCTCTCACCAGTTCAATTGCTATGTGATACCTTGCTTGTAAACTTCTTTATTACTGAAAAAGCTTAATTGGTTGTGATTAGGATTCTCCTATAAGATAATGACACTTACCAAAAATGAAATAGATGCATTACCGAGCAAGCATGTTTAGTGATCCTCTGTTTTTGTCCTTGCTAGGCaattcaaatttatctgaCACGATTCGTATAATCTCTGTCTCATCCACAGCATCCTTAGCAAAATGTGTGGGGTTATTTGTGCTGTTGTTGCAAGATCATTTATTTATCCGTAATTAGTACAGGTTCAGACCAAAATTTAACTATGATAATGTATATGA
The window above is part of the Prunus dulcis chromosome 1, ALMONDv2, whole genome shotgun sequence genome. Proteins encoded here:
- the LOC117616317 gene encoding histone-lysine N-methyltransferase ASHR2 produces the protein MEMTKDLLRVTETEGRGRALVAAQPLKGGQIVLRDSPILLYSALPLLSPSLHPYCNHCFKTLKQPQPQAAGSSACVCPWCSHHAFCSSNCLSSALSYSHSPWVCQALRRLRDSPSPLSGQPLERQVQVRFLIAAYNLAIVSPSNFHMLLSLQGQPEDSAAADTTAAAHFLHYLISSLCAPPPALQEQQLFSAELSAALLAKDKLNAFGLMEPFSETSQRSSRAYAIYPKASFFNHDCLPNACRFDYVDADGDRNTDMVIRMIHDVPAGREICLSYFPVNQSYSSRQRTLAEDYGFACQCDRCKVEANWSDNEENIEGEEEAEGMDEEQDQEMEAASESEPESGSDIEEAQAQVESDFPHAYFFLSFMCNRTNCWGTLAPLPPKDDGTPSNVMECNVCGNLKKDEEISGHDHDGLSIDG